A single window of Sulfitobacter sp. JL08 DNA harbors:
- the ggt gene encoding gamma-glutamyltransferase, whose product MRLTMTFLCLLLASAGWAQQTADSVQPESSIAGVFETSSDVVQRALAAKSSGEPVQSDAWMVAAANPLAVEAGARILRAGGNAADAMVAVQAVLGLVEPQSSGLGGGAFLVWYDAASGKLTTLDGRETAPLAATPTLFQDDKGEPLGFFDAVVGGRSVGTPGTPALMALAHQKWGRLDWAQLLAEATELARNGFTVSPRLAGLVDQDAERLSRFATTAAYFLPGGTPIKAGDVLKNPEYANTLQALANAGVLAFYSGSLAGSIVDTVRSAPGNPGVLSTLDLAVYAVKEREAVCARYRVYQVCGMGPPSSGALTVGQILGMLEPFDLAALGAKNPESWRLIGDASRLAFADRGRFMADSDFVPVPTNGLVAPGYLAQRAKQLGGPMALTDVGPGSPEFDHALNWADDTSIEFPSTSHISIVDGQGNVLSMTTTIENAFGSRLMVGGFLLNNELTDFSFRTHVDGVPIANRLEPGKRPRSSMAPTIVLKDGKPVLAVGSPGGSRIIGYVAKTIIAHLDWGLDVQQAVSLPHAINRFGTFDLEDSTDAVALQGALESIGFDVSVRDLNSGLHAISIGDQLTGGADPRREGIALGE is encoded by the coding sequence ATGCGCCTCACTATGACGTTCCTTTGCCTTTTGCTTGCCAGCGCGGGATGGGCACAACAGACGGCCGATTCCGTGCAACCGGAAAGCAGTATTGCCGGTGTGTTCGAAACATCATCCGATGTTGTCCAGCGGGCGCTGGCTGCCAAGTCGTCGGGTGAACCGGTACAATCTGATGCGTGGATGGTGGCCGCTGCCAACCCTCTGGCGGTCGAGGCCGGCGCCCGTATCTTGCGCGCAGGTGGAAATGCCGCTGATGCAATGGTGGCGGTGCAAGCCGTTCTGGGTCTGGTTGAGCCGCAATCCTCGGGCCTTGGCGGTGGTGCGTTTCTGGTCTGGTATGATGCAGCCAGTGGCAAGCTGACAACGCTGGACGGGCGCGAAACCGCGCCTTTGGCGGCCACACCGACCCTGTTTCAGGATGATAAGGGTGAACCGCTCGGGTTTTTTGATGCGGTTGTGGGCGGCAGATCGGTCGGAACGCCGGGCACGCCTGCCTTGATGGCGCTTGCCCATCAGAAATGGGGCAGGTTGGATTGGGCGCAACTGCTGGCGGAAGCTACGGAACTTGCACGAAACGGATTTACCGTTTCGCCGCGCCTTGCCGGTCTGGTGGATCAGGATGCTGAACGCTTGTCGCGATTTGCGACAACTGCGGCCTATTTTCTGCCGGGTGGAACGCCGATTAAGGCGGGTGATGTTCTGAAAAACCCTGAATATGCCAATACCTTGCAAGCGTTGGCCAACGCAGGTGTGCTTGCCTTTTACAGCGGATCGCTTGCGGGTAGTATCGTCGATACCGTGCGGTCGGCCCCCGGCAACCCCGGTGTGTTGTCGACACTTGATCTTGCGGTTTACGCCGTCAAGGAACGCGAGGCCGTCTGCGCCCGATATCGGGTCTATCAGGTCTGCGGTATGGGCCCGCCTTCGTCCGGGGCGCTGACAGTAGGCCAGATACTGGGCATGCTGGAGCCGTTTGATCTGGCCGCGCTGGGGGCAAAGAACCCCGAAAGCTGGCGTCTGATCGGCGATGCATCTCGTTTGGCTTTTGCGGATCGGGGCCGCTTCATGGCCGACAGTGATTTTGTTCCCGTCCCGACCAACGGGCTTGTCGCACCGGGCTATCTGGCACAGCGCGCGAAACAGCTAGGCGGGCCGATGGCATTGACCGATGTGGGCCCCGGCAGCCCCGAATTCGATCATGCCCTGAACTGGGCCGATGATACATCAATCGAATTCCCGTCCACCTCGCATATTTCGATCGTGGACGGACAGGGCAATGTCCTGTCGATGACCACAACCATCGAAAATGCCTTTGGATCGCGGCTTATGGTTGGTGGGTTTCTTCTGAACAATGAATTGACCGATTTCTCGTTTCGCACCCATGTCGATGGTGTTCCGATTGCGAACCGGCTGGAGCCGGGAAAACGTCCGCGTTCCTCGATGGCGCCAACGATTGTTCTGAAAGATGGCAAACCGGTTCTGGCTGTCGGGTCACCGGGGGGAAGCCGGATCATTGGCTATGTTGCCAAAACGATTATTGCGCATCTGGATTGGGGACTGGATGTGCAACAGGCGGTCTCGTTGCCGCATGCGATAAACCGCTTCGGCACATTTGATCTGGAAGATAGCACCGACGCGGTCGCGCTTCAGGGCGCGTTGGAGAGCATCGGGTTTGACGTATCTGTGCGTGATCTCAATTCGGGATTACACGCGATTTCAATCGGCGATCAATTGACGGGCGGTGCCGACCCGCGCCGCGAAGGCATTGCGCTGGGCGAATGA
- a CDS encoding 2-hydroxyacid dehydrogenase → MPTERLSVVVTRRLPEAVETRLSELFNVRLRSDDTPMSRTEMIEALQNADVLVPTITDTIDNALITQAGDRLKLIANYGAGVDHIDVATARQRGILVSNTPGVLTDDTADMTMALILAVTRRIPEGLALMQSGEWTGWAPTALLGGRVGGKRLGILGMGRIGQAVARRARAFGMQIHYHNRKRLRPEVEDALEATYWDSLDQMVARMDVISINCPHTPSTFHLMNARRLKLLKPSAVIVNTSRGEVIDENALTRMLRAGEIAGAGLDVYEHGTEINPRLRELKNVVLLPHMGSATREGRAEMGEKVLINIKTFDDGHRPPDQVVPSML, encoded by the coding sequence ATGCCAACAGAACGTCTGAGTGTTGTTGTGACGCGACGGTTGCCCGAAGCGGTAGAAACAAGATTGTCTGAACTGTTCAACGTGCGCCTGCGCAGCGATGATACACCGATGAGCAGGACAGAAATGATCGAGGCGCTGCAAAACGCGGATGTTCTCGTGCCCACGATCACCGATACCATCGACAATGCGTTGATCACGCAGGCGGGTGACCGGTTGAAACTGATCGCGAACTATGGCGCAGGGGTTGACCATATCGATGTGGCAACCGCGCGCCAGCGTGGCATTCTGGTGTCAAACACACCGGGTGTTCTGACCGATGACACCGCCGACATGACGATGGCGCTGATTCTGGCCGTCACGCGCCGCATTCCCGAAGGTCTGGCCCTGATGCAGTCCGGAGAATGGACGGGCTGGGCGCCAACGGCCCTTTTGGGCGGGCGCGTCGGTGGGAAACGGCTTGGTATTCTGGGAATGGGCCGCATCGGACAGGCCGTTGCAAGACGTGCGCGGGCCTTTGGCATGCAAATCCATTACCACAACCGCAAACGGTTGCGCCCCGAAGTCGAAGATGCGCTGGAAGCGACCTATTGGGACAGTCTGGATCAGATGGTGGCGCGCATGGACGTGATCAGTATCAATTGCCCGCACACGCCCAGCACCTTCCACCTGATGAATGCGCGGCGTCTGAAGCTTTTGAAACCCTCGGCTGTCATCGTCAACACGTCACGCGGCGAAGTGATTGATGAAAACGCGCTGACCCGCATGCTGCGCGCCGGTGAAATCGCGGGTGCCGGTCTTGATGTCTACGAACACGGAACCGAAATAAATCCCCGATTGCGCGAACTCAAGAACGTGGTGCTGTTGCCGCATATGGGGTCGGCCACGCGCGAAGGGCGCGCTGAAATGGGGGAAAAGGTTCTGATCAATATCAAAACCTTTGACGACGGACATCGCCCGCCCGATCAGGTCGTACCGTCCATGCTGTAG
- a CDS encoding SH3 domain-containing protein yields the protein MNSGTFSGITMRRPLGRAIALMLCLVTGLGAASATLAQSGDVAVRGPVTNLPLPRFVSMKAAEGNVRRGPSLSHRIDWVFTRRDMPLEITAEYGHWRRVQDRDGIGGWIHYSLLSGNRTVIIDKDMLTLHSRPDETTPITAALELGVVARLGECNPDWCRLSSGGFKGWAKKDALWGVAPDEIRD from the coding sequence ATGAATTCAGGCACTTTTTCCGGCATAACCATGCGCAGGCCTTTGGGTCGTGCCATCGCGTTGATGCTGTGTCTGGTCACTGGTCTTGGCGCGGCTTCGGCAACACTGGCGCAATCTGGCGACGTGGCTGTCAGAGGCCCCGTTACCAATCTGCCGCTGCCGCGGTTTGTTTCGATGAAAGCCGCAGAAGGCAACGTTCGGCGCGGTCCTTCGCTCAGCCATCGGATCGACTGGGTGTTTACGCGCCGTGATATGCCGCTGGAAATCACAGCCGAATACGGTCACTGGCGTCGCGTTCAGGATCGTGACGGAATTGGCGGGTGGATTCACTATTCTTTGCTGTCGGGCAATCGCACCGTGATCATTGATAAGGATATGCTGACCCTTCACAGCCGTCCGGATGAGACGACGCCGATTACGGCCGCGCTTGAACTGGGTGTGGTGGCGCGGCTGGGCGAATGCAACCCGGACTGGTGCCGCCTGTCATCCGGTGGCTTCAAAGGATGGGCCAAAAAAGACGCGCTTTGGGGCGTGGCACCAGATGAGATCCGGGATTAA
- a CDS encoding haloalkane dehalogenase — protein sequence MQALRTPDARLDNLSDYPFAPHYVDVPDPDGGRLRLHYLDEGSSLAAPVLALHGEPTWSYLYRHMIPIWVQAGHRVIAPDLIGFGRSDKPADRSDYTYQRHVDWMSAFVQGLNLTGITLVCQEWGGLIGLRLVADMPDRFARVVAANTALPTGDHPMNKAFLNWRAYSQDTPVFRSGRIVSGGTQSKLTKAEEAAYDAPFPDASYLAGAREFPMLVPCRPDDPASQPNRVAWEGLRQFDKPFLTAFGADDRVMAGIEKVFQKKVPGAQGQSHVILPDAGHFLQEDVGPELASIVNRFISG from the coding sequence ATGCAAGCCTTGCGCACACCTGACGCGCGGTTAGATAACCTGTCCGATTATCCATTTGCGCCGCATTATGTTGATGTACCTGACCCTGATGGCGGCAGGTTGCGATTGCATTATCTGGATGAAGGATCATCGCTCGCAGCGCCTGTTCTGGCCCTGCACGGAGAGCCGACTTGGTCTTATCTTTACCGCCATATGATCCCGATCTGGGTGCAGGCCGGGCATCGGGTGATTGCGCCTGATCTGATCGGTTTTGGACGGTCCGACAAACCTGCGGATCGCAGCGATTATACATATCAGAGGCATGTCGACTGGATGTCCGCCTTTGTTCAGGGCCTGAACCTGACCGGCATCACGCTGGTCTGTCAGGAATGGGGCGGATTGATCGGTTTGCGCCTTGTGGCGGATATGCCGGACAGGTTCGCCCGCGTTGTCGCCGCCAATACCGCTTTGCCAACCGGAGATCACCCGATGAACAAGGCGTTCCTGAACTGGCGCGCGTATTCGCAGGACACCCCTGTGTTTCGCAGTGGCCGCATCGTTTCGGGCGGAACGCAATCGAAACTGACCAAGGCGGAAGAAGCGGCCTATGACGCGCCGTTTCCCGATGCCAGCTACCTCGCGGGTGCCCGCGAATTTCCGATGCTTGTGCCGTGCCGGCCGGACGATCCCGCGTCACAGCCAAACCGCGTGGCGTGGGAAGGGTTGCGCCAGTTTGACAAACCGTTCCTGACCGCATTCGGGGCGGATGACAGGGTTATGGCCGGTATTGAAAAGGTGTTTCAGAAAAAGGTGCCGGGCGCGCAAGGCCAGTCCCACGTGATTTTGCCGGATGCCGGCCATTTTCTGCAGGAAGACGTGGGGCCGGAACTTGCCTCGATCGTAAACCGCTTTATCAGCGGGTAA
- a CDS encoding NADPH:quinone reductase: MKAITYTRFGSAKDVLHLQDMAAEPPAAGEVQIEMRFSGVNPSDVKARAGARAGVTELPYPMIIPHSDGAGIISAVGEGVNRDRIGSRVWVWNAQWRRAFGTAAEFCTLPAQQAVPLGDDVSFETGACLGIPGLTAVHTVFSGGDVAGKTLLIQGGAGTVGFLAVQLAKWGGAHVIATAHPRAHQRILDAGADTVLDYTAPDLANQVLEAAKGPVKRIIEVEFGVNAELDATVIAENGTIVCYGSAKKMEPALPFYPLMFKAVTLEMALIYILTDTQRSAAIARLGDALSDGALTCPIDQVFDLAGCAKAHDMVAAGHRAGAVLVKTAL; this comes from the coding sequence TTGAAAGCAATCACCTACACGCGTTTTGGGTCTGCAAAGGACGTGTTGCACCTGCAAGACATGGCGGCCGAACCTCCTGCCGCGGGCGAAGTACAGATTGAAATGCGGTTTTCAGGGGTCAACCCGTCCGACGTCAAGGCGCGCGCCGGTGCGCGTGCGGGTGTCACCGAATTGCCTTATCCGATGATCATTCCGCACAGTGACGGTGCCGGCATCATCAGCGCCGTAGGCGAAGGCGTGAACCGCGACCGGATCGGCAGTCGGGTCTGGGTCTGGAACGCCCAGTGGCGCCGCGCCTTCGGAACAGCGGCCGAATTTTGCACCTTGCCGGCGCAACAGGCCGTCCCGCTTGGCGATGACGTGTCTTTTGAAACCGGCGCGTGCCTTGGCATTCCGGGATTGACTGCGGTCCACACCGTATTCAGTGGCGGTGACGTCGCTGGAAAAACCCTGCTGATACAGGGCGGCGCCGGAACCGTCGGATTTCTGGCCGTCCAGCTGGCAAAATGGGGTGGTGCCCATGTGATCGCCACGGCCCACCCCCGCGCGCACCAGCGGATTCTGGATGCCGGGGCCGATACCGTTCTGGATTACACCGCCCCCGATCTGGCCAATCAGGTGCTGGAAGCCGCCAAGGGCCCGGTAAAGCGCATCATCGAAGTTGAATTTGGCGTCAACGCAGAACTGGATGCGACCGTCATCGCCGAAAACGGCACCATAGTCTGTTACGGCTCTGCCAAGAAGATGGAGCCCGCTCTTCCCTTCTATCCGCTGATGTTCAAGGCCGTTACCTTGGAAATGGCGCTGATCTACATCCTGACAGATACCCAGCGTTCTGCTGCAATTGCGCGACTGGGCGATGCCCTGTCCGATGGCGCGTTGACCTGTCCGATAGATCAAGTCTTTGATCTGGCCGGTTGTGCCAAGGCTCATGATATGGTGGCCGCCGGACATCGCGCCGGGGCTGTTCTTGTCAAAACAGCACTTTGA
- a CDS encoding mechanosensitive ion channel family protein, with amino-acid sequence MRFFWVVLFVVLSGVASAQTTIQPEGTISVEDSATQDAAIANRIRGILAELDGFENVTVTVSSGIVTLRGTTLDGETATRLNTIAGRVAGVVAIENEVVETTDVVERLNPAAQRFMARLNQFVAFLPLAGVALIAFAAVVFLGFALARLKRPWERIAPNAFIADIYRQLVRLAFVLAGLVVALDIIGASALLSTILGAAGIVGLAIGFAVKDTVENFIASIMLSIRQPFRPNDTVEIEGDTGNVIRLTSRATILLSFDGNHIRIPNATVFKSRIVNYSRNPERRFVFDLGVAYGTDLSMARQLALDTLQGLPFVLDTPAANVWVENLGDSTVVLQLAAWIDQTETSFVLARGEAMRVALTAFENAGIEMPEPTYRVVNFDQDTKTAPKPEATAPAAKPEITVENVKADAEGELEHIINDERNDQNTEDLLKLDAREE; translated from the coding sequence ATGCGTTTCTTCTGGGTAGTGTTGTTTGTTGTCCTTTCTGGCGTTGCGTCTGCGCAAACGACGATCCAGCCCGAAGGCACGATATCTGTAGAAGACAGCGCGACGCAGGACGCCGCAATTGCCAATCGCATTCGCGGAATTCTGGCGGAACTCGACGGGTTTGAAAACGTCACGGTAACCGTATCGTCCGGCATCGTCACCCTGCGCGGCACAACGCTGGACGGCGAAACCGCCACGCGCCTGAACACGATCGCAGGCCGGGTGGCGGGTGTTGTGGCGATAGAAAACGAAGTCGTTGAAACCACCGATGTGGTGGAACGGCTGAACCCGGCCGCACAGCGTTTTATGGCACGGCTGAACCAGTTTGTAGCCTTTCTGCCGTTGGCCGGCGTGGCCCTGATCGCCTTTGCCGCCGTTGTTTTCCTCGGATTTGCACTTGCTCGCCTGAAACGCCCTTGGGAAAGGATCGCGCCCAACGCATTTATCGCTGATATCTATCGCCAACTGGTACGGCTGGCCTTTGTTCTGGCGGGTCTGGTGGTCGCGCTTGATATCATCGGGGCAAGCGCATTGCTGTCGACCATATTGGGGGCCGCCGGTATCGTTGGTCTGGCAATCGGCTTTGCCGTCAAGGATACTGTCGAAAACTTCATAGCATCGATCATGCTGTCGATCCGCCAGCCGTTTCGCCCCAACGACACGGTTGAAATCGAAGGTGATACCGGCAATGTGATCCGCCTGACCAGTCGCGCGACCATCCTTTTGTCCTTTGACGGCAACCACATCCGGATACCGAACGCGACCGTTTTCAAAAGCCGCATCGTCAATTATTCGCGCAATCCCGAACGCCGGTTCGTGTTTGATCTGGGTGTGGCTTATGGCACCGATCTGTCCATGGCACGGCAACTAGCGCTGGATACCTTACAGGGGCTGCCCTTTGTGCTGGACACACCGGCGGCGAATGTGTGGGTCGAAAACCTCGGCGACAGTACCGTTGTGTTGCAACTGGCCGCGTGGATCGACCAGACCGAAACCAGCTTTGTCCTGGCGCGCGGAGAAGCCATGCGCGTTGCCCTGACCGCCTTTGAAAATGCCGGCATTGAAATGCCCGAACCGACCTATCGTGTTGTCAATTTCGACCAGGACACGAAAACCGCCCCGAAACCCGAGGCAACGGCACCTGCTGCAAAACCGGAAATCACTGTTGAAAATGTAAAAGCCGATGCGGAAGGCGAATTGGAACACATCATCAACGACGAACGAAACGACCAGAATACAGAAGACCTTTTGAAACTCGACGCGCGGGAAGAGTAA
- a CDS encoding AraC family transcriptional regulator gives MTQDYPVKVVTGNDRKGQRIDILGHWRYLKFMPLSFASPKSLLRISTVHGLPDVLRDLGKDPSIILNDLGFEKTLFDHADNRITLAERGRLLESCAKAAGCPHFGLLVGERDGLDQLGIVGLLARHAPDVGTALRRLIRHFHLQAQGVDIGLAVDGGRALFSYAIAEKGVAGIDQAGDGAVAAQFNIMRELCGPDFKALAGWFVRPPPNNKEPYRDFFQISLKFDAPMYGLEFSSSWLTRRLPSTDEALAQLIAEKVSTLEKQKPEDFLESVRRLIQTALAFNHVDAKHIASMLGMHVRTYARRLRVNGTSHQELLDQTRMALAFRLLEHSAKDITEISELLGYSEARAFIRAFKRWTATTPARWRRHQAA, from the coding sequence ATGACCCAAGATTACCCTGTGAAGGTGGTCACAGGGAACGACAGGAAGGGACAAAGAATAGACATTTTGGGACACTGGCGATATCTTAAGTTTATGCCCCTTTCGTTTGCCTCACCCAAATCGTTGCTCCGCATCTCCACGGTCCATGGCTTGCCGGATGTGCTGCGTGACCTAGGAAAGGATCCATCAATCATCCTTAATGACTTGGGCTTTGAGAAAACTCTCTTTGACCATGCCGACAATCGCATAACACTCGCTGAGCGTGGCAGACTACTTGAGAGTTGTGCGAAGGCGGCGGGATGTCCACATTTTGGCCTATTGGTTGGTGAGAGGGATGGCCTTGACCAACTTGGAATAGTGGGCCTTCTGGCGCGGCATGCACCCGACGTCGGGACCGCACTGCGGCGACTGATCCGACACTTCCATCTCCAGGCGCAGGGAGTTGATATCGGCCTCGCTGTCGATGGTGGGCGGGCACTTTTCTCCTATGCAATCGCTGAAAAAGGCGTCGCCGGGATCGATCAGGCCGGCGATGGAGCCGTCGCGGCACAATTCAACATCATGCGCGAACTCTGCGGTCCAGATTTTAAGGCGCTTGCAGGGTGGTTTGTTCGCCCGCCGCCTAACAACAAAGAGCCCTACCGCGACTTCTTTCAAATAAGTTTGAAGTTTGATGCTCCAATGTATGGCCTGGAATTCTCATCAAGTTGGCTCACGCGCCGCCTGCCTTCGACGGATGAGGCGCTCGCGCAGCTTATCGCTGAGAAAGTATCAACGTTAGAGAAGCAGAAACCCGAAGATTTTCTGGAGAGCGTACGAAGATTGATACAGACTGCATTGGCCTTTAACCATGTGGATGCAAAGCATATTGCGTCAATGCTTGGTATGCACGTTCGAACCTATGCGCGCCGTTTGAGGGTTAACGGTACAAGCCATCAAGAGTTGCTGGATCAGACACGAATGGCCTTGGCATTTAGGTTGCTCGAACACTCAGCCAAAGATATCACCGAGATATCTGAATTGCTAGGATACTCTGAGGCTCGTGCCTTTATCCGAGCGTTCAAGCGCTGGACCGCGACCACGCCTGCACGGTGGCGAAGACACCAGGCAGCATAA
- a CDS encoding ABC transporter substrate-binding protein: MATMTIKGKEMRSVEVDWNEFYYTNCPLISPSNVDQEIGWVKEELKKIGVAYKYLRSTVENDWYPHYVHNLDNLMRYGGCGPAIHTQADIRRTKLIGTTHVYEGGCMLVRSRDDIYRMTDLKGKRIGLSRSMNVIKNDWWRFQEEQGIELMLRMNGMTRDDVEIVDFPYPDDWYDKPEMLTPMENPSELWLKRDIKHDLGFRPLEMPLLEGKIDAIYTQSKVFQHLQEQTSKVKAIENLANYPDWTLQGANVPATMTVSDVACQEHPEIIVAMMKAMIKVGRWSNEHKHAAAVILNKGTYYLDAEDTYNGIKHVDMVPTLSPYNLEALQINKDFMLSHGYIENDFDVFEWAAPEFLEKAAAELAAEEWEIKESLKNSPILA; the protein is encoded by the coding sequence ATGGCGACGATGACAATCAAGGGAAAAGAAATGCGTTCTGTCGAGGTCGACTGGAACGAGTTCTACTACACAAACTGCCCCCTGATTTCGCCCAGCAATGTGGATCAGGAAATTGGTTGGGTGAAAGAGGAACTGAAGAAAATTGGCGTCGCTTATAAATACCTTCGGTCCACCGTCGAGAACGACTGGTATCCACACTACGTCCACAATCTGGACAATCTGATGCGCTATGGTGGATGTGGTCCGGCAATCCACACGCAGGCCGACATCCGTCGCACCAAGCTAATTGGGACAACGCATGTCTACGAGGGTGGATGCATGCTGGTTCGGTCTAGAGACGACATCTACCGTATGACAGATTTGAAAGGTAAGAGAATTGGCCTTTCTAGAAGTATGAATGTCATCAAGAATGACTGGTGGCGCTTTCAAGAAGAGCAAGGCATCGAACTGATGCTGCGAATGAATGGCATGACCCGCGATGACGTAGAGATCGTTGATTTTCCATACCCTGACGATTGGTACGACAAGCCAGAAATGCTTACGCCGATGGAAAACCCGTCGGAGCTGTGGCTCAAGCGCGACATCAAACATGACTTGGGGTTCCGCCCACTGGAAATGCCGCTCCTTGAAGGCAAAATCGACGCAATCTACACCCAAAGCAAGGTGTTCCAGCATCTTCAGGAGCAAACGAGCAAGGTGAAGGCTATTGAGAACCTTGCCAACTATCCCGATTGGACGTTGCAGGGGGCGAATGTGCCCGCAACCATGACGGTTTCCGATGTTGCCTGCCAAGAGCACCCTGAAATCATTGTCGCGATGATGAAGGCCATGATTAAAGTTGGGCGCTGGTCCAATGAGCACAAACACGCGGCGGCGGTCATCCTCAACAAGGGAACCTACTACCTTGATGCCGAGGATACCTACAACGGCATCAAGCACGTGGATATGGTGCCGACACTTTCGCCGTACAACCTTGAAGCCCTCCAGATCAACAAGGACTTCATGCTGAGCCACGGCTACATCGAAAACGACTTTGACGTGTTCGAATGGGCTGCCCCGGAATTCCTTGAAAAAGCAGCCGCGGAATTGGCTGCGGAAGAATGGGAGATTAAGGAATCTCTGAAGAACTCCCCCATTTTGGCGTGA
- a CDS encoding cation:proton antiporter — MDYGLLMGALGVLFLAGLVADQLGHATRLPRVTMLLLLGLLVGQSGFDLLPETSTEWFEPLSIIALTMVAFLLGSELTGENLSRHGRAIFAISLCVVLGTTIIVWGGLTLLGLNPGLALLLGAIATATAPAAIADVIHQSGIRNGFSETLSGIVAIDDVWGLVVFSFCLALVHTSDGWSEPLLGVVRDIGGAILLGAAVGVPAAYFTGRLKPGEPLQTEAIGVVFLTAGISILLEVSFLIAGMTAGAVIANFARHHERAFSEIEHIQWPFMLLFFLLAGASLKVDALWSLGWITVAYVALRIVSRLMAGEIGARIGRVPVTERHAYGPALLPQAGVAVGMALVAAEAIPQWGSTIMTLTVAATVIFEIIGPPCTLLALRHVESNNKSND; from the coding sequence TTGGACTACGGTCTTTTGATGGGTGCGCTGGGTGTGCTTTTCCTGGCAGGACTGGTGGCTGACCAGCTTGGTCACGCTACCCGCTTGCCGCGTGTGACGATGCTTTTGCTATTGGGTTTGCTGGTCGGCCAATCTGGCTTCGACCTATTGCCCGAAACATCAACTGAATGGTTCGAACCGCTTTCAATAATCGCGCTGACAATGGTTGCGTTTTTGCTCGGCAGTGAGTTAACTGGGGAGAACCTGTCGAGACACGGGCGTGCAATCTTTGCAATCTCGCTGTGTGTCGTTTTGGGGACTACAATAATCGTCTGGGGCGGCCTCACGCTGCTTGGCCTGAATCCAGGACTCGCACTTTTGCTGGGTGCAATCGCGACCGCCACGGCTCCCGCCGCTATCGCTGATGTCATCCATCAATCAGGGATTCGAAACGGTTTTTCGGAAACTCTAAGCGGTATTGTGGCAATCGACGATGTTTGGGGCCTCGTGGTGTTCAGTTTTTGCCTTGCTCTCGTGCATACGTCTGATGGCTGGTCTGAACCCCTTCTGGGTGTGGTGCGTGATATCGGTGGCGCGATCCTTCTTGGGGCCGCCGTGGGAGTGCCAGCGGCCTATTTCACAGGACGGCTCAAGCCGGGGGAACCGCTTCAAACCGAAGCCATAGGCGTGGTGTTTTTGACAGCGGGGATATCGATACTGTTGGAGGTGTCTTTCCTGATCGCCGGAATGACCGCAGGTGCAGTAATCGCGAATTTCGCGCGACACCATGAACGCGCATTCAGTGAAATCGAGCATATTCAATGGCCGTTCATGCTGCTCTTTTTCCTGCTCGCCGGGGCCTCCCTAAAAGTGGACGCCCTGTGGTCGTTAGGGTGGATCACCGTGGCTTATGTAGCGTTGCGTATCGTTTCGCGCCTGATGGCCGGTGAAATAGGAGCACGAATAGGGCGAGTTCCGGTCACAGAGCGGCACGCTTACGGGCCCGCTCTCTTACCGCAAGCTGGGGTTGCGGTAGGTATGGCGCTGGTCGCGGCCGAGGCGATCCCGCAATGGGGCTCGACGATCATGACGCTCACAGTTGCTGCCACTGTAATATTTGAAATCATCGGCCCACCGTGCACGCTGTTGGCCCTTCGTCATGTTGAGTCTAACAATAAATCAAACGACTGA
- a CDS encoding IS6 family transposase, with protein sequence MLYVRFPLSLRNVEDLLHERGIDVSHEAVRCWWHRFGPMFAAEIRKRRVAGVKSSKWRWHLDEMFVKINGERHYLWQAVDHQGEVLESYVKKVRDKKAALKFLKKAMRKYGNPEVIVTDGLASYGAALKEIGVADKQKTGRWLNNRVENSHLPFRRRERAMLRFRRMRSLQKFAAVHASVYNHFNQERSLSNRTNFKLNRAAALAEWRGLFVN encoded by the coding sequence ATGCTCTATGTCCGGTTCCCGCTGTCGCTGCGCAACGTGGAAGATCTGCTGCATGAACGCGGCATCGATGTCAGTCATGAAGCGGTGAGATGCTGGTGGCATCGCTTCGGTCCAATGTTCGCGGCGGAGATCCGAAAACGGCGGGTTGCTGGCGTGAAATCGAGCAAGTGGCGTTGGCATCTTGACGAGATGTTCGTGAAGATCAACGGCGAGCGACATTATCTTTGGCAGGCCGTCGATCATCAAGGCGAAGTTTTGGAAAGCTACGTCAAAAAGGTGCGCGATAAGAAAGCTGCCTTGAAATTCTTAAAGAAAGCAATGCGTAAGTACGGCAATCCTGAAGTTATAGTGACGGACGGGCTGGCATCGTACGGCGCTGCGCTCAAAGAGATTGGCGTCGCAGACAAGCAGAAAACAGGCCGCTGGCTGAATAACCGAGTGGAAAATTCACATCTGCCTTTCCGACGACGAGAACGGGCGATGCTCCGCTTCCGGCGCATGCGAAGTTTGCAGAAATTCGCCGCCGTTCACGCTTCCGTCTACAATCATTTCAATCAGGAACGCAGCCTTTCAAATCGAACGAATTTCAAACTCAACCGTGCCGCCGCTCTGGCTGAGTGGCGCGGTCTCTTTGTGAATTAA